One genomic window of Evansella cellulosilytica DSM 2522 includes the following:
- a CDS encoding ABC transporter ATP-binding protein, with translation MLRMMGYLKEYKWFVVLIILLTLMSTLLELLLPTLMANVVDIGIVNGDISYILSTGGVMIGISILAILITITVIFLAAKVGQGFGKMVRRDLFVHVQNFSLESFNKIGTASLITRTTNDIKQIQDVLNMMLQMMTRAPLMLIGGIILAVTREATLSLIFLVALPVLVLSIFLIARKAIPLFTTLQKRTDRLNLVIRESLTGVRVIRAFNRVEDEKERFSEANEAYRDTGIKVNRILAALFPVLMIIMNFTNIAIVWFGAIRIDQGAMQVGNMMAFLQYAMMILMSLVMLSITFIMIPRAQASAKRVNEVLQLKGTIADPEGEEVDTGQRGHVQFNDVTYRHAGAEKPAIQNISFQAKPGETTAIIGSTGAGKSTLIQLILRFYDPESGTILVDGVNTKEMTQKLLRQKIGYVPQKAALFNGTIAENIRYGKADAKDEEVLEALEIAQATDFVNEKKDGIHSILQQSGGNLSGGQKQRLSIARALIRKPEIYIFDDSFSALDYKTDAKLRKALKEKINDATMIYVGQRITTVKDADQILVLDHGDLVGIGTHEQLLTDNRVYQEIVESQQTEEGHHG, from the coding sequence ATGTTGAGAATGATGGGTTATTTAAAAGAGTATAAGTGGTTTGTTGTGCTTATTATTTTGCTTACTTTAATGAGTACGTTATTGGAGTTATTGTTGCCGACGCTCATGGCAAATGTGGTGGATATCGGTATTGTAAATGGAGATATTTCTTACATATTAAGTACTGGTGGAGTGATGATAGGTATTTCCATCCTTGCCATTCTTATAACGATTACTGTGATTTTTTTAGCTGCGAAGGTTGGACAAGGCTTTGGAAAAATGGTAAGACGCGATTTATTTGTTCATGTGCAAAATTTTTCTCTAGAAAGCTTCAATAAAATAGGAACAGCCTCATTGATTACGAGAACGACAAACGATATTAAACAAATACAAGATGTCTTAAATATGATGCTTCAAATGATGACGAGGGCGCCTCTTATGCTTATTGGTGGGATTATTCTTGCTGTCACAAGAGAAGCAACACTTTCTCTCATCTTTTTAGTGGCGTTACCTGTTCTCGTGTTATCTATATTTCTTATTGCTAGAAAAGCAATTCCTCTTTTCACAACGCTGCAAAAGCGGACAGACAGATTGAATTTAGTTATTCGAGAAAGTCTTACGGGTGTGCGAGTCATTCGTGCGTTTAACCGTGTAGAGGATGAGAAGGAACGCTTTAGTGAAGCGAATGAGGCATATCGAGACACAGGGATTAAAGTAAATAGAATTTTGGCTGCACTTTTTCCAGTGCTTATGATCATCATGAATTTTACGAACATTGCGATCGTTTGGTTTGGTGCGATACGAATCGATCAAGGAGCCATGCAGGTTGGTAATATGATGGCATTTTTACAGTATGCGATGATGATTCTCATGTCCTTAGTCATGTTGTCCATCACGTTTATTATGATTCCTCGTGCACAAGCCTCAGCAAAACGTGTAAACGAAGTGCTTCAGCTGAAAGGAACGATTGCTGATCCTGAAGGGGAAGAAGTCGATACGGGGCAACGGGGGCATGTGCAATTTAACGATGTTACGTATCGTCATGCAGGAGCTGAAAAGCCAGCTATCCAAAACATTTCGTTTCAGGCTAAGCCTGGGGAGACAACAGCAATTATTGGGAGTACAGGTGCAGGGAAGTCGACGTTAATTCAACTGATTCTTCGATTTTACGATCCAGAATCAGGAACGATTCTAGTAGACGGTGTGAATACGAAGGAAATGACACAAAAGTTACTAAGGCAAAAAATTGGCTATGTCCCTCAGAAGGCGGCGTTGTTTAATGGAACGATCGCTGAAAATATTCGTTATGGGAAGGCAGATGCGAAAGATGAGGAAGTGCTTGAAGCACTAGAAATAGCCCAAGCAACCGATTTTGTAAATGAAAAAAAAGACGGCATTCATTCGATACTACAGCAATCGGGGGGGAATTTGTCAGGTGGTCAAAAGCAACGACTATCTATTGCACGAGCACTCATTCGTAAGCCTGAAATCTATATTTTTGACGATAGTTTCTCCGCCCTTGATTACAAAACAGATGCAAAGCTAAGAAAGGCACTAAAGGAAAAAATTAACGATGCGACGATGATTTATGTGGGTCAAAGAATCACGACGGTAAAAGATGCCGACCAAATTCTAGTGTTAGATCACGGGGATCTAGTAGGCATTGGTACACATGAACAGCTACTTACGGATAATAGAGTTTACCAAGAAATTGTGGAATCGCAGCAGACGGAGGAGGGTCATCATGGCTAA
- a CDS encoding polymer-forming cytoskeletal protein → MKSLLKGIVVIGISATVLIACSTEDEASNNNEPDVVTTASIVNDSDAFLNAVSEDGEWIIATLDDISIEDDVIIAGQFHQRGDQADDIYRKLALYEQDEDRNITETHTLSVSTLTVQSENLLVQGGTIDGDVLVEENGFTLHETATIDGNLIFANADFEASATVDGDVTGSIEVE, encoded by the coding sequence ATGAAAAGTTTATTAAAAGGGATTGTAGTAATTGGAATTTCTGCAACAGTATTAATCGCATGTAGTACGGAAGATGAAGCATCAAATAATAATGAGCCAGACGTAGTGACAACAGCATCTATTGTAAATGATTCTGATGCATTTTTGAATGCTGTCAGTGAAGATGGAGAGTGGATTATTGCAACCTTAGATGACATTTCAATTGAAGATGATGTCATTATTGCAGGTCAGTTCCACCAAAGAGGTGACCAAGCAGATGATATTTATCGTAAGCTTGCCCTTTATGAGCAAGATGAAGATAGAAATATTACTGAGACACATACATTATCTGTTTCAACACTAACGGTACAAAGTGAAAATCTACTTGTCCAAGGTGGAACAATTGATGGTGACGTTCTTGTAGAAGAAAACGGTTTTACACTGCATGAGACAGCTACTATTGATGGCAATCTCATCTTTGCTAATGCTGATTTTGAAGCATCTGCAACAGTTGATGGCGACGTAACCGGATCCATTGAAGTAGAATAG
- a CDS encoding DMT family transporter, with product MGFVLAFLSALCFSITNIILKKGMHHSEHNGVWIITFINMLILGIILLVSIYLLDVPISLHPLGLTIFILSGIFINVFGRGLLYMGIRHIGSSKAVAIKNSAPIITFIFAIVVINEQITMFPFIGIVLIFTGLILLGIQFFHQSSQQIYKLGYVISLLSAFGYGIGQGMSKQAMEYVPNPFLGVFVGILAAFVVLTIIEASRGKIRKHLHSARENPYYIWAGVTTSLALLFFYLSVSYIPVSYAVAILAVDPVLTVILVSFFMKKEESVSKLVVFVATIVFLGAVIISLTG from the coding sequence ATGGGATTTGTTTTGGCTTTTTTATCAGCCCTATGTTTTTCCATTACGAACATCATTTTGAAAAAGGGTATGCATCATTCAGAACACAACGGCGTGTGGATCATTACATTCATTAACATGTTGATTTTAGGCATTATATTATTGGTTTCAATATATTTACTAGATGTTCCCATCTCTCTTCATCCTCTTGGTCTCACTATTTTTATACTATCAGGTATTTTTATTAACGTTTTTGGCCGAGGTCTTTTATATATGGGGATTAGACATATTGGTTCTTCAAAGGCAGTTGCTATAAAAAACTCTGCCCCAATCATTACTTTTATATTTGCAATCGTTGTGATTAACGAACAAATAACAATGTTTCCTTTCATAGGAATTGTACTTATATTTACTGGATTAATATTGTTAGGTATTCAATTCTTCCACCAATCCTCTCAACAAATATACAAACTTGGGTATGTGATTTCACTTTTATCAGCATTTGGATATGGAATAGGCCAAGGGATGTCTAAACAAGCAATGGAATATGTGCCGAACCCCTTCCTAGGAGTATTCGTAGGAATTCTCGCGGCCTTTGTAGTATTGACGATTATCGAAGCTTCCAGAGGCAAAATTCGTAAACACCTTCATTCAGCTAGGGAGAACCCTTATTATATTTGGGCAGGAGTTACAACGAGTTTAGCGCTACTTTTCTTCTACCTTTCTGTGTCCTATATACCAGTAAGCTATGCCGTTGCCATCCTTGCAGTAGACCCAGTACTAACCGTAATCCTCGTCTCTTTTTTCATGAAAAAAGAAGAATCTGTTTCGAAATTGGTTGTTTTCGTAGCCACCATCGTATTCCTCGGAGCAGTAATCATATCTCTAACAGGCTAA
- a CDS encoding ABC transporter ATP-binding protein — protein MAKDQKQAPKEMKPPMVEKPLEFKKTLKRLASYLKPERKKLIAVAIFAVLSTIFNVLSPIILGTATTSIFDSVTTGTAVDFGFIGQVVMTLVLLYLLASSFAFLQQSLMAGVSQRTIATLRKQVTDKLTRVPLKYYDQNSHGDLLSRAVNDIDNINNSLQQGLSQIITSVFTVLGIIVMMLFISPLLTLVICITIPLSLISVRTIASYSQNYFRNQQNEVGQINGHVEEMYGGHHVVKAFGYEKTSIERFDEVNERLYKAGSRAQFISGIMMPVMMFIGNLGFVFVSIVGGVLVINGSIVIGNVQAFIQYTQQISQPMNQIASIANMIQNALASAERVFILLDEAEEKREERLPVNLDEVKGNVSFEHVGFGYEENEDIINDLNIEVNQGQMVAIVGPTGAGKTTLINLLMRFYEINRGKLRIGEVNSIDLSREQVRSIFAMVLQDTWLFSGTIRENIAYGKKNATEEEVIAAARAAYADDFIRTLPNGYDTVLENDASNISQGQRQLLTIARAIISDPKILILDEATSSVDTRTELQIQKAMKQMMKNRTSFVIAHRLSTIKDSDVILVMNKGDIIEKGNHRELLEQKGFYADLYESQFAQ, from the coding sequence ATGGCTAAGGATCAGAAACAAGCACCTAAAGAGATGAAGCCACCAATGGTAGAAAAGCCATTGGAGTTCAAAAAAACATTGAAGCGATTAGCTAGCTACTTAAAGCCTGAACGTAAAAAGCTCATTGCAGTGGCGATCTTTGCTGTGTTGTCTACGATATTTAACGTCCTTAGTCCAATCATATTAGGGACAGCAACAACCTCCATTTTTGACAGTGTAACGACAGGAACTGCTGTTGACTTTGGGTTTATAGGCCAGGTAGTGATGACTTTAGTTTTGCTTTATTTATTAGCATCTTCCTTTGCTTTTTTACAGCAATCATTAATGGCTGGTGTTTCGCAACGGACGATTGCAACTTTAAGGAAGCAAGTAACGGATAAGTTAACGCGAGTTCCGTTAAAGTATTACGATCAGAATTCCCACGGTGATTTGTTAAGTCGTGCAGTAAACGATATTGATAATATAAACAACTCCTTACAGCAAGGGTTATCACAGATCATTACATCCGTTTTTACGGTGCTTGGTATTATTGTGATGATGCTATTCATTAGTCCATTATTAACACTCGTTATTTGTATTACGATTCCGTTAAGTTTGATTTCTGTAAGAACTATTGCGTCTTATTCACAAAACTATTTTAGGAACCAGCAAAACGAGGTTGGTCAAATTAACGGTCATGTCGAGGAAATGTACGGTGGACATCATGTCGTAAAAGCGTTCGGATACGAGAAAACGTCGATTGAGCGATTTGATGAAGTGAATGAGCGTCTTTATAAAGCGGGATCTCGTGCACAGTTTATTTCTGGAATTATGATGCCTGTGATGATGTTTATCGGAAACTTAGGATTCGTTTTCGTTAGTATTGTTGGTGGTGTGCTTGTTATCAATGGAAGCATCGTGATCGGGAATGTGCAAGCCTTTATTCAATACACGCAACAAATTTCTCAACCCATGAATCAAATTGCAAGCATTGCGAATATGATTCAAAACGCCTTAGCATCAGCAGAGCGAGTTTTTATATTGTTGGATGAGGCTGAAGAGAAAAGAGAAGAAAGGTTACCGGTCAATCTAGATGAGGTGAAAGGGAATGTCTCCTTTGAACATGTCGGCTTTGGATATGAGGAAAATGAGGACATCATAAATGATTTAAATATTGAAGTAAATCAAGGGCAGATGGTTGCGATCGTTGGTCCAACTGGTGCCGGAAAAACAACACTCATCAATTTACTCATGCGCTTCTATGAAATAAACCGTGGGAAACTTCGAATTGGCGAGGTCAACTCGATCGACTTATCTCGGGAACAGGTTCGTAGTATTTTTGCGATGGTTTTACAAGATACGTGGCTGTTTAGTGGGACGATCAGAGAAAATATCGCATACGGGAAAAAGAATGCGACGGAAGAGGAAGTGATCGCAGCAGCACGAGCAGCTTATGCTGACGATTTTATTCGTACTTTGCCAAATGGGTACGATACGGTATTGGAAAACGATGCTTCGAACATTTCACAAGGGCAAAGACAGCTATTAACAATTGCCCGGGCAATCATTTCTGATCCAAAAATTTTAATTCTTGATGAAGCAACAAGCAGTGTCGATACACGAACAGAGCTTCAAATACAAAAAGCAATGAAGCAAATGATGAAAAATCGCACGAGCTTCGTGATCGCTCATCGACTATCTACAATTAAGGATTCAGATGTAATCTTAGTCATGAACAAAGGGGACATCATCGAAAAAGGAAACCACAGAGAGCTATTGGAGCAAAAAGGATTTTATGCAGACCTCTACGAAAGCCAGTTTGCACAATAG
- a CDS encoding IS1182 family transposase: protein MSIVRQESLFSMQILFDLEPTQRYDEIFSAIDIHPILTIVVKRSNLGRPVELNYPAMIQALVVRLVERIPEMQLLVERLNTDLKFKLDCGFLISDPVPSEASFSRMITKIKDTDILEEVNSQIITDAINEEYITDPNIAIDSGHFEARDQAPSKKEEKPKSEPKKRGRKSKAEHEQWLKEKEAKEASLSIFEKKIEDQLDVSYDELHDQMPLHPTWGVKKNSEGKNVFWFGYKGHLAVDTKTQFILHSMISSGRLNDGKAAIPLLKGIERNFSELRMIYALMDAGYDYDAIYEQVHRMKGYSIIAYNKKNESEPIGFDENFAPTCVREHSYRYDSFDKKYQTLKYTRPKECRDCPLAEDTLCQKVYKIKIESDLRRYSAPARGSVAWKDRFKERSSVERVIGYLKEFFQLNNVRYRTGKRAKVHFDLVTMVYNGMKLASMRLAQKQYSMNSVAA, encoded by the coding sequence ATGTCTATTGTACGACAAGAGAGCCTTTTTAGCATGCAAATTTTATTTGACTTAGAACCTACCCAACGTTATGATGAGATTTTTTCAGCGATTGATATTCATCCCATCCTCACTATCGTAGTGAAAAGATCTAATTTAGGTAGACCTGTAGAATTAAACTATCCTGCAATGATTCAAGCACTCGTGGTGAGGCTTGTTGAGAGAATTCCCGAGATGCAACTCCTAGTTGAACGTTTAAACACCGACCTTAAGTTTAAGTTGGACTGTGGCTTTTTGATATCTGATCCAGTCCCTTCTGAAGCTTCATTTTCAAGGATGATTACAAAAATTAAAGATACAGACATTCTTGAAGAGGTAAACTCTCAAATAATAACTGATGCAATCAACGAAGAATATATTACAGATCCTAATATTGCGATTGACTCTGGTCACTTCGAGGCGAGAGATCAGGCTCCTTCAAAAAAAGAAGAGAAACCAAAGTCTGAGCCAAAGAAACGTGGGCGTAAATCAAAGGCCGAACATGAACAATGGTTAAAAGAGAAAGAAGCTAAGGAAGCATCCTTGTCTATTTTTGAAAAGAAAATTGAAGATCAACTAGACGTTTCTTACGATGAACTTCATGATCAAATGCCACTTCATCCTACATGGGGCGTGAAGAAAAATAGTGAAGGGAAAAATGTGTTTTGGTTTGGTTATAAAGGTCATTTAGCTGTTGATACCAAAACTCAGTTTATTCTTCATTCAATGATTTCCTCAGGTAGGCTAAACGATGGTAAAGCTGCTATACCTTTATTAAAAGGAATAGAGAGAAACTTTTCGGAACTTAGGATGATCTATGCACTAATGGATGCAGGATATGATTACGATGCAATCTATGAACAAGTCCATCGAATGAAAGGATATTCCATCATTGCTTATAACAAAAAAAATGAATCAGAGCCAATTGGGTTTGATGAAAATTTCGCTCCAACGTGTGTAAGGGAACATTCCTATCGATACGATAGCTTTGATAAAAAATACCAAACCTTAAAATACACACGTCCAAAAGAGTGTAGGGATTGTCCTCTAGCTGAAGATACATTATGCCAAAAGGTCTACAAGATAAAAATAGAGTCGGATTTACGCCGGTACAGTGCACCCGCACGCGGTTCAGTTGCCTGGAAAGATAGATTTAAGGAACGGAGTTCCGTTGAAAGGGTCATTGGATACCTAAAAGAATTCTTTCAGTTGAACAATGTAAGATATCGAACAGGAAAACGAGCTAAAGTCCATTTTGATTTGGTTACCATGGTGTACAATGGAATGAAATTAGCTAGCATGAGACTTGCTCAAAAACAATATTCAATGAATTCAGTAGCAGCTTAA
- a CDS encoding ABC transporter ATP-binding protein has protein sequence MAVAKVFTPEIELEEVSMRFQTDKTEVLALDNVSVAIQKGEFVSLLGPSGCGKTTLLRIMADLIQPTWGEIKVAGKTAKEARLAQKYGIVFQSPVLYDWRKVKDNITLPLEMMGTKKSERESRVDHLLELVGLKKFKDKYPWQLSGGMQQRVAIARALAMEPEILLMDEPFSALDEFSRERLNEELLSIWSKVNNTVVFVTHSITEAIFLSDRIFVLSPHPGRLSSVVEVPLPRPRTADMRQSPDFYELISRIRNLFEGV, from the coding sequence ATGGCTGTAGCAAAAGTGTTTACTCCTGAGATAGAGCTTGAGGAAGTAAGCATGCGATTTCAGACGGATAAGACGGAAGTGTTAGCTCTGGATAATGTGAGTGTTGCCATTCAGAAGGGCGAATTTGTTTCGTTATTAGGCCCTTCAGGCTGTGGGAAAACAACGTTATTAAGAATTATGGCTGATTTGATTCAGCCGACATGGGGTGAAATAAAAGTAGCTGGTAAAACTGCGAAGGAGGCGAGACTAGCCCAGAAGTATGGCATTGTTTTTCAAAGTCCTGTTTTATATGACTGGAGAAAAGTAAAGGACAACATTACGCTGCCTTTAGAAATGATGGGGACGAAAAAGTCCGAAAGAGAAAGTCGAGTCGATCATTTGCTAGAGTTAGTAGGTCTGAAAAAGTTTAAGGATAAGTATCCATGGCAGTTAAGTGGTGGGATGCAGCAACGTGTTGCGATTGCAAGAGCGTTAGCAATGGAGCCAGAAATACTGCTAATGGATGAACCATTTTCTGCTTTAGATGAATTTAGTAGAGAGAGATTAAATGAAGAGCTACTGTCCATTTGGAGTAAAGTAAACAACACAGTTGTATTCGTTACCCATAGTATTACTGAGGCAATATTTTTATCAGATCGTATATTTGTTCTTTCCCCTCACCCAGGTAGATTGTCATCGGTTGTTGAAGTACCATTACCGCGACCACGGACGGCAGATATGAGGCAAAGTCCAGATTTTTATGAGCTCATATCACGTATTCGAAATCTATTTGAAGGGGTGTAG
- a CDS encoding response regulator transcription factor, translating into MKILIVDDDPLVCQSLKVLLSREKDMEVIGTAQNGAEAVAFCQKELLDVVLMDIQMPIMDGIQATRQIKLDLPKVRIMMLTTFKDEKNIRMAILAGAEGYLIKSTSVTSMAQQIRALMSGSTVLDADVLKELTEPSNNEELDQLTPREKDIAELVAQGLSNREIAEQLYIGEGTVRNNLSIILEKLDLRDRTQLAIYYWKKVK; encoded by the coding sequence ATGAAAATTTTGATTGTTGATGATGACCCGCTCGTTTGTCAAAGCTTAAAGGTACTCCTTTCCCGTGAAAAAGACATGGAGGTCATTGGCACCGCTCAAAATGGTGCCGAAGCAGTTGCTTTCTGTCAAAAGGAATTGCTGGATGTTGTTCTCATGGATATTCAAATGCCTATCATGGATGGCATTCAAGCTACGAGACAAATAAAGCTAGACCTTCCTAAGGTGAGAATCATGATGCTAACGACTTTTAAGGACGAAAAAAACATTCGTATGGCAATCTTAGCAGGCGCGGAAGGATATTTAATAAAATCAACTTCGGTTACGAGTATGGCACAGCAAATACGTGCACTTATGTCAGGGTCAACAGTACTAGATGCCGATGTGCTTAAAGAATTAACAGAGCCTTCGAATAATGAAGAATTAGACCAACTAACCCCTCGAGAAAAAGATATTGCAGAACTTGTTGCACAAGGATTATCCAATCGTGAAATCGCGGAGCAACTCTATATAGGTGAAGGAACCGTCCGTAACAACTTATCGATCATATTGGAAAAATTAGATTTGCGCGACAGAACGCAGTTAGCGATTTACTATTGGAAAAAGGTGAAGTGA
- a CDS encoding S9 family peptidase, whose product MTKRSITAEDLVKFKFVGDPQVSPNKDKAAYVLTHVDKEKDGYYSNIYVTDLKGPGRQFTSHYAKEDKLVVDAAPKWSPDGSSLAFRSNRTGKNQVYLLHTDGGEAIQLTDVKQGVGDYDWSPDGSKLVLTIRGEFKLSTDKDEEKKEEKSDVKVITRLRYKGDGAGIYNDDRTHVYLFDVNTKEYTKVTEGDHDFGQPRFSPDGASLIYIGTKAEDKEWGYLPAIWKYDIEKKEEALFYQGNGYIYAPSFSPDGKWLAFAGHNRGERSQGNANVLLLSYETGELKNLTENFDYTVGNLVGVDAKYDTGGGNLTWDATSSHIYFIATVGGDCQLFRVNLKGEVSDSLSPSVASVTSYDIVNDDKAVLVLATPHSTGDVVTQDLTDVKSVVKLTNWNEALYDEVHLSTPENFHYKSTDGWDIEGWVMKPFGYEEGKKYPMILQIHGGPATAYGNGLHHEMQLMAAKGYVVLYTNPRGSHGYGHDFVNAVIGDYGGMDYEDIMAGVDYALDNFSYIDNDQLFVTGGSYGGYMTNVIVTRTDRFKAAVTQRCISNWHSFYGTSDIGFLFTEWQHGHADLWDDVGKLLELSPLTHARNVKTPTLILHSEQDLRCPMEQAEQWYIALKRLGVETKLVRFPDENHDLSRSGKPKHRLERLAHLIGWFEDRKN is encoded by the coding sequence ATGACGAAACGTTCGATTACTGCTGAAGATTTAGTGAAGTTTAAGTTTGTTGGCGACCCTCAAGTGTCTCCTAACAAAGACAAAGCGGCCTACGTGTTAACACATGTGGATAAGGAAAAGGATGGCTACTACTCAAATATTTACGTTACTGACCTTAAAGGACCTGGAAGACAATTCACCTCTCACTACGCAAAAGAGGATAAATTAGTTGTTGATGCTGCGCCGAAGTGGTCTCCAGATGGAAGCTCGCTCGCATTTCGTTCTAACCGCACTGGGAAAAATCAAGTGTATCTATTACATACAGATGGTGGGGAAGCAATTCAGTTAACTGATGTGAAGCAAGGTGTCGGTGACTACGATTGGTCACCAGATGGAAGCAAGCTTGTTTTAACGATTCGTGGAGAGTTTAAGCTTTCAACCGATAAGGACGAAGAAAAGAAGGAAGAAAAAAGTGATGTGAAGGTCATTACGAGACTACGTTATAAAGGAGACGGTGCTGGGATATATAACGATGATCGTACACACGTCTATCTTTTTGACGTCAATACGAAGGAATATACGAAGGTGACAGAAGGCGATCATGACTTTGGTCAACCACGTTTTTCTCCAGATGGGGCTTCTTTAATTTACATCGGTACAAAGGCAGAAGATAAAGAATGGGGCTACCTTCCTGCAATATGGAAATATGACATTGAGAAAAAAGAAGAAGCGCTTTTTTACCAAGGAAATGGTTATATTTACGCACCTTCTTTTTCACCTGACGGAAAGTGGTTGGCCTTTGCTGGTCATAATCGTGGTGAAAGAAGCCAAGGTAATGCGAATGTACTGCTATTATCCTATGAAACAGGAGAGTTAAAGAATTTAACGGAAAACTTTGATTACACGGTTGGGAATCTTGTAGGTGTAGATGCGAAGTACGACACAGGCGGAGGAAACTTAACTTGGGATGCTACAAGCTCGCACATTTACTTCATCGCGACAGTTGGTGGAGATTGCCAATTATTCAGAGTAAATCTGAAAGGTGAAGTTTCGGATTCCTTATCTCCATCCGTAGCGTCAGTAACTTCTTACGATATCGTAAATGACGATAAAGCAGTTCTAGTGCTTGCTACTCCTCATTCTACAGGCGATGTCGTTACTCAAGATTTAACAGATGTAAAAAGCGTAGTGAAGCTTACGAACTGGAACGAAGCTCTCTATGACGAGGTGCATTTAAGTACGCCTGAAAATTTCCATTATAAAAGTACGGATGGTTGGGATATTGAAGGTTGGGTGATGAAGCCTTTTGGATATGAAGAAGGCAAAAAGTATCCTATGATTCTTCAAATCCATGGCGGTCCAGCTACAGCATACGGTAACGGACTCCACCACGAAATGCAGTTAATGGCTGCCAAAGGCTATGTGGTACTTTACACGAATCCTCGCGGGAGTCACGGCTATGGACATGACTTCGTAAATGCAGTTATCGGTGATTACGGCGGAATGGATTATGAGGATATTATGGCTGGTGTCGATTATGCACTGGATAACTTCAGCTACATCGATAACGATCAGCTTTTTGTCACTGGCGGAAGCTACGGTGGATACATGACGAACGTCATCGTCACACGTACAGATCGATTCAAAGCAGCGGTAACGCAACGCTGTATCAGTAACTGGCATAGCTTCTATGGAACGAGTGATATCGGTTTCCTCTTCACAGAGTGGCAGCACGGGCATGCCGACTTATGGGATGATGTAGGAAAGCTATTGGAACTCTCTCCACTTACGCATGCTCGTAATGTCAAAACACCGACGCTCATCCTACACAGTGAACAGGATCTACGTTGCCCAATGGAGCAAGCAGAGCAATGGTACATTGCCCTTAAACGTCTAGGTGTCGAAACAAAATTGGTACGCTTCCCAGATGAAAATCACGACCTCTCACGCTCTGGAAAACCGAAGCATCGCCTAGAAAGATTAGCGCATTTAATCGGGTGGTTCGAAGACCGCAAAAACTAA
- a CDS encoding ABC transporter permease produces the protein MKNRGPLQRWAQKITWIFGILIIWEICSWLLLNVFQVRLAQSKLPYIHKLIETLTSYWGTLFSEGWVTFANASIGFAAGASAGILLAILMSSSRWIEQLTFPYAVASQMIPILGLAPIVYGIVRDVQLARILIAGYITFFPVAMNVLRGLRSAEPTAMELMHSYAAKPWTVYWKLKFPAALPGLFSGLKIAAPLAVTGAILVELMGASNGLGVIMLRNLYYGPSHIYMFWLTVILGALLGILSYFIITIIERLVTPWQPEFRSLGGDD, from the coding sequence ATGAAAAACAGAGGACCTCTTCAGCGATGGGCCCAAAAGATCACTTGGATTTTTGGAATTCTGATTATTTGGGAAATTTGCTCCTGGTTACTATTAAACGTTTTTCAAGTGCGGCTAGCACAATCGAAGCTACCTTATATACACAAATTAATCGAAACGTTGACTAGTTATTGGGGGACACTCTTTTCGGAGGGTTGGGTCACTTTTGCTAATGCGAGTATTGGTTTTGCGGCAGGAGCTTCTGCAGGTATATTGTTAGCCATTCTCATGAGTTCTTCAAGATGGATCGAGCAACTTACATTTCCTTATGCTGTCGCCTCTCAAATGATTCCGATATTAGGGTTAGCTCCGATCGTCTATGGGATAGTACGGGATGTTCAATTAGCTCGAATATTAATTGCAGGTTATATTACTTTTTTTCCTGTTGCCATGAATGTTTTAAGAGGTCTTCGAAGTGCGGAGCCTACTGCAATGGAGTTGATGCATTCTTACGCAGCGAAGCCGTGGACGGTCTACTGGAAACTAAAATTCCCAGCTGCTTTGCCAGGATTATTTAGTGGCTTGAAGATTGCTGCTCCATTAGCAGTTACAGGTGCTATTTTAGTCGAGCTAATGGGAGCATCCAATGGACTCGGTGTCATTATGTTACGAAACCTTTATTACGGGCCATCACATATTTACATGTTTTGGTTAACCGTCATACTAGGAGCACTACTGGGCATTCTTAGTTACTTTATTATTACTATTATCGAGCGTTTAGTAACCCCTTGGCAACCAGAGTTTCGCTCATTAGGAGGTGACGACTAG